From Nymphaea colorata isolate Beijing-Zhang1983 unplaced genomic scaffold, ASM883128v2 scaffold0516, whole genome shotgun sequence:
TTTGCTTTTGATTAGTTGAACGTTTTTGTCTGTGTGGCTATTTAGCTCTTGGGATCGCTCTCCTTCACCGTCTTTTTGTTTGGGTGCTTGATTTCCCCCCACACTCTTTTGAGATTGGCCACATCCTATTCATAGTCGAGGTCCTCTTTCACCTAACTCATAACGAATTTTAGAATATAaacttatattttatttcacaccatttatcaaaaaatacacaacaaaatcaaatacagaTCCGAGGGATGTAAGGATGAATAAAGATTAGGCTATTTTATGCTGAATATATGTGGAGTAAGTATTTATGCTCATCTGACTGTCAATCATTCGTTCACGCGGTTTGTTCTTTCATCTTTTGGATGTTGAGGCAAACTGGTTCCACCCATCTCACCACATCGTTGAGATCTTTCACCTTCAGGATCTTGGAGCCTCCCTCCTCTACATGAAGCAAAAATTACTGAACGCTACCTAGATGTTCATCATGTTCTTGGTGATCCACTTGATTTCCTTAAGAGTCTTGCTCTCAGAAGCTTTCAGCCTGTTGGTGAAGGTGATCTTGGAAGTCTTCAGGAAATAGGCAACCTCCACGTCTTCGTACTTAGCCTTCTGACCTGTGGTCTTGTTGGGTTTGATGATCATTTGTTCCGCTGTGTTAAAAAATATCTACCCTTCAATTTGAGTTCTTCACCTGATTCGTCTTCGTCGAGGTCGACGAGGATCTTGCTCATTTGGTTTCCGATCTCTGACTTAGGGATTGTGCGAGGCTCTGAATGGATTGGCTCTTCCTCAACTGAGTTGTTGAATTCTGAGTTGTTGAGCTCTTCGTTAATGTTGGATGCTGCTGCCTGGTGACGCATGTTGATTGCTGCTTTCTTGTACTCCAGCGTTTTGATGATGTCGAGGATGTGTCTCTCAACCTCTTCGATGTGCTTAGAGTCAATATATGCTGCGATTTTTCCAGTCAATTTCATCAGGACTGCCACAGTATTGgtgcaaatgaaagaaatggCAATGCCGAAGTGCGAATTGTACTATTCCAGCTTGACACGTTCCAGGTGCTTCTGAAGGCGTTTGTAAATCTCATGGGAAATCTATATGCTTGAAGCCTTACAGCGTTCTCGGGCAGGAAGAGGAAAAGCTTGAAGACCAGCATCATCAGGGAGCCGAATGGGATGATTTCGACCACCGCCAGGATGTAAAACTCCAGCTTCAGGAAGATAGTGAAGATTAGCCACTTGGTGCACAGCTTCTCCTGACGAGTCTTCTTCAGCTTGCCCGACTCGAGCTCGAAGACGATGCGGTAGACGAGGACCGTATAGCCGACGACCGTCAACAGTGTCGATGTGAAATCGTAGAATGCCATATTTTTATATACCACCAATCACGCCCATTCAATCTCAAACCGCATTTTTCACGCTCTCCTTTGAATTTTcccaaaaatcatttttttcacttttgtaGGAGTATGATGTGCGTTCTTGCAAGAAATGATGATGATGCTCGTATTAAGTATGGTTTTTATAAATAGATCATTTAGGTAATGTGGTTTGACGACAGCAACAAGAAGGAATTCATCAAGATATCGGAAAAACAGTTCAACTAAAGATACCAGATCATCCAGTCCCTGGGAAAGGGCAACTACGGTTAGGTCTTCAAGGCCAAGTCCGCCCACGGCAACTTGGTCGCCCTCAAGAGCTTCAAGACACAGGCCCTGCAACAGTTCCATATGATCTTGCGGGAAGTCTCCAATCTCAAGAAGCTCGACCATGCCAACATCCTCAAGTTCTATGATTGCTACATCGTCGATGATTACAAGTACTACATGGTCACTGAGTTTTGCCAAGGAGGGTCACTGCCAGACTTCATCTCACAGATACCCCAACAACGCCCAAAACTGGCACTCTGCCAACAGATGGCTGAAGGATTGGCTTATGCGCATGAACAAGGAATTGTGCACAGAGATCTAAAGccataaaatattttgattggACAGAGAAACGTGGCTAAGATTGGAGATTTTGGATGCAGCACCAGACTGGGAGCAAACACTGATGCCCTGACATCAAGGGTGGGATCGCCAGCTTATATGGATTATCGAGTGGGACGGAGACAGGAGTATGACCACACAGCTGACCTTTATTCGCTGGGAATGGTCTTCTTATGGGTCTTCCAGGGTAAGGGCATCTATGATGAGTGCAAAAGCCTTACTGATCTCAACCACCACCAGAGCCAGATCAGCAGGGATTATGAAAATAGCATACAAAGGTATGTCGAATCCCTGCCCGCTCCCATCGATGCGATTGTCAAAAGCTGCCTCAGTCCTGACTATCGCAGCCGTTTCCCAGCTAAGACCATTGCCTCCATGATTGCTGCTCGGCTCTCACAGGACAAGAGTTCAACAAATTTGGTTTCTACTCAGGATTAACTCTAAGAATCTGTGGAGAATGAAAGA
This genomic window contains:
- the LOC116245116 gene encoding uncharacterized protein LOC116245116, translating into MILREVSNLKKLDHANILKFYDCYIVDDYKYYMVTEFCQGGSLPDFISQIPQQRPKLALCQQMAEGLAYAHEQGIRNVAKIGDFGCSTRLGANTDALTSRVGSPAYMDYRVGRRQEYDHTADLYSLGMVFLWVFQGKGIYDECKSLTDLNHHQSQISRDYENSIQRYVESLPAPIDAIVKSCLSPDYRSRFPAKTIASMIAARLSQDKSSTNLALESITNIQGLRYVNPGTKAQFTFIVVLYYHYWLEQIHLIIHEEPSQLSKRYPEIDPKSIEAEVLRVADAHIAQEKERVAPVLLRCAQRIQSTLHLVAKDIYLPQHFREFVRAANQREPLPFSLLQEKELLNSLGEFFTKRVKADYDYLRGCEEEHDDRLKIVEKISKSF